From Candidatus Hydrogenedentota bacterium, the proteins below share one genomic window:
- a CDS encoding 1-deoxy-D-xylulose-5-phosphate synthase, with protein MHLLNSLTIDQSVKDLSLEQLETLAAELRSRIISTVNRNGGHLSSPLGVVELTLALHYVYNFPTDKLIWDVGHQCYAHKLLTGRAQSFDSLRKRGGISGYPKRSESAYDSFGTGHSSTSISAAVGMAMARDRQGLDHEVIAVIGDGALTGGMAFEAMNHAGHLDARMVVILNDNEMSISRNVGGLAHYFNRLITTTPYKRVKQDVGSFVKALIPDSMTRTIQDIEKSVKGFISKGGLFQEFGFNYIGPVDGHDLALLIELLSKIKEMDGPIFLHCITEKGKGLKEAEEDPQSYHGVSPMTLNTDRGEGEAIPARCPTQQHKSGDISFTDAFAQTLIELAEKDERIVGITAAMPTGTGLAKFERAFPDRFFDVGICEQHAVTFAAGLAAEGMRPVTALYSTFLQRGYDQLIHDVCLQSLPVVFAIDRAGLVGEDSPTQNGIFDLSYLRAVPHLRILAPRDAEDLTLMLTWALTLNEPVAIRYARSSAPLIGDANRRDVRKAEHLRPGEDLCFLTVGPCAAAALEAATILEAEGIAAAVIDARSIKPLDSDLLERLKDRLIITVEENTLCGGFGAAVLEHYEERGELHQVQIHRVGLKDVFGEQATRSEQLNMYALDAQGLAETARCTLQRQTPISFAH; from the coding sequence ATACATTTGCTGAATTCATTGACCATAGACCAAAGTGTCAAGGATTTATCTCTGGAGCAACTGGAGACCCTGGCGGCAGAACTGCGCAGCCGGATCATCTCCACCGTAAACCGCAACGGCGGCCACTTATCGTCGCCCCTCGGCGTTGTCGAACTGACCCTTGCACTTCATTATGTATATAATTTCCCCACCGACAAATTAATTTGGGATGTTGGGCATCAGTGTTACGCCCATAAACTGCTGACGGGACGGGCGCAATCCTTCGATAGCCTCCGCAAACGCGGCGGGATCAGCGGCTACCCCAAACGGAGTGAAAGCGCTTATGACAGCTTCGGTACCGGACACAGCTCCACCTCTATATCCGCTGCGGTGGGTATGGCGATGGCACGGGACCGGCAAGGACTGGATCATGAGGTCATCGCAGTCATAGGCGACGGCGCGTTAACGGGCGGCATGGCATTTGAGGCGATGAACCACGCGGGCCATTTGGATGCACGTATGGTGGTCATCCTCAACGACAACGAAATGTCCATCTCCCGCAATGTGGGCGGCCTCGCCCATTATTTCAATCGCCTCATCACCACCACGCCCTACAAACGGGTAAAACAGGATGTGGGCTCTTTTGTCAAAGCCTTAATCCCCGACAGCATGACGCGAACCATCCAAGATATTGAAAAAAGCGTCAAAGGCTTCATCAGCAAAGGCGGTCTCTTCCAAGAGTTCGGCTTCAATTACATTGGGCCTGTAGACGGTCATGATCTCGCGCTGCTCATCGAACTCTTGTCTAAAATCAAAGAGATGGACGGCCCTATTTTCCTGCACTGTATTACAGAAAAAGGCAAAGGTTTAAAAGAGGCGGAAGAAGATCCGCAAAGTTATCACGGTGTCAGCCCCATGACCCTGAACACGGACAGGGGAGAAGGCGAAGCGATTCCTGCGCGCTGTCCCACACAGCAACACAAATCCGGTGATATAAGCTTTACCGACGCCTTCGCCCAAACCTTGATCGAACTAGCAGAAAAAGATGAGCGTATCGTCGGCATTACCGCGGCCATGCCCACAGGAACGGGCTTAGCGAAATTTGAACGTGCCTTCCCCGACCGCTTTTTCGATGTAGGCATTTGCGAACAACACGCCGTCACCTTTGCCGCCGGCTTGGCGGCAGAAGGCATGCGCCCCGTCACCGCCCTCTACTCTACCTTTTTACAGCGAGGCTATGACCAGCTCATCCATGATGTATGTCTGCAGTCGCTGCCTGTGGTATTTGCTATTGATCGCGCCGGATTGGTGGGCGAAGACAGCCCTACCCAAAACGGTATCTTTGACCTGTCCTATCTGCGCGCTGTTCCACACCTGCGCATACTCGCGCCGCGGGACGCTGAAGATCTTACCCTTATGCTTACGTGGGCGCTAACCCTGAATGAACCCGTCGCCATACGCTACGCACGAAGCAGTGCGCCCCTCATTGGCGATGCAAACCGCCGTGACGTGCGCAAAGCAGAACACCTGCGCCCCGGCGAAGATCTCTGTTTCCTGACCGTAGGCCCCTGTGCCGCAGCGGCCCTGGAAGCGGCAACCATCCTTGAGGCAGAAGGCATCGCAGCCGCCGTCATTGATGCACGTTCAATAAAGCCCCTTGACAGCGATCTTTTGGAACGCCTGAAAGATCGGCTCATCATCACCGTTGAAGAAAATACGCTCTGCGGCGGCTTTGGCGCTGCGGTCTTGGAACATTACGAAGAACGGGGCGAACTCCACCAGGTTCAAATACACCGTGTCGGTTTAAAAGATGTCTTCGGCGAACAGGCCACGCGCAGCGAACAATTAAACATGTACGCCTTGGATGCGCAAGGATTGGCTGAAACGGCGCGGTGCACGCTGCAGCGGCAAACCCCCATTTCTTTTGCACACTGA
- a CDS encoding DUF2007 domain-containing protein: MSDSPYHWETIARFWAPGPAVFLKSMLEGYGIPVFVRNEYMGGLFARLSISQALGGIELQVPSDRVEEAKALLVKFEDGNNDVKAVGEGDDVVEETEEYGLDANDHEASF; this comes from the coding sequence TTGAGTGATTCACCGTATCATTGGGAGACTATCGCCCGCTTTTGGGCGCCCGGCCCCGCCGTGTTTTTGAAATCCATGTTGGAAGGCTACGGTATCCCCGTTTTTGTGCGCAATGAATATATGGGTGGACTCTTTGCGCGTTTGAGCATTAGCCAAGCCTTGGGCGGTATAGAATTGCAGGTGCCTTCCGATCGCGTGGAAGAGGCGAAAGCACTATTGGTAAAGTTTGAGGACGGCAACAACGATGTAAAAGCGGTTGGCGAGGGGGATGACGTGGTGGAGGAGACAGAAGAATACGGCTTGGATGCTAATGATCATGAGGCGTCCTTTTAA